The following are from one region of the Vitis riparia cultivar Riparia Gloire de Montpellier isolate 1030 chromosome 14, EGFV_Vit.rip_1.0, whole genome shotgun sequence genome:
- the LOC117931105 gene encoding putative germin-like protein 2-1, whose amino-acid sequence MKKMVINTLACIALSAMSFFLASASDPSPLQDFCVAVNDTKTTVFVNGKVCKDPKVATANDFFFSGLRVPGNTSNKLGSMVTPANVAQIPGLNTLGISLARVDYAPYGLNPPHTHPRATEILTVLEGTLYVGFVTSNPDNRLISKVLYKGDVFVFPEGLIHLQLNVGKTKAVAIAALSSQNPGVITIANAVFGSKPAISAYVLTKAFQVDKKVVDYLQSQF is encoded by the exons ATGAAGAAGATGGTCATTAACACCCTCGCATGCATTGCACTCTCGGCTATGTCATTTTTCCTTGCCTCTGCCTCCGATCCTAGTCCTCTTCAGGACTTTTGTGTGGCTGTTAATGACACAAAGACCACTG TGTTTGTTAATGGGAAAGTCTGCAAGGATCCAAAGGTTGCGACAGCCAATGATTTCTTCTTTTCAGGGCTTCGGGTTCCTGGAAATACCTCAAACAAACTTGGGTCAATGGTCACACCGGCAAATGTGGCTCAGATACCCGGACTCAACACCCTTGGCATTTCACTAGCTCGTGTTGATTATGCCCCATATGGTCTCAATCCTCCCCACACCCACCCCCGTGCCACAGAGATACTGACCGTCCTGGAGGGAACACTTTATGTTGGCTTCGTGACCTCTAATCCTGACAACCGCCTCATCTCCAAGGTCCTTTACAAAGGAGATGTTTTCGTCTTCCCAGAGGGTCTCATTCACCTCCAGCTCAATGTGGGAAAAACAAAAGCTGTCGCCATTGCTGCATTGAGTAGCCAGAACCCTGGCGTGATCACCATTGCCAATGCGGTATTTGGCTCAAAGCCAGCAATTTCAGCTTATGTTCTTACAAAGGCCTTCCAAGTGGACAAGAAGGTGGTTGACTATCTTCAATCTCAGTTCTAG
- the LOC117930457 gene encoding nuclear transcription factor Y subunit C-1-like, translating into MFEFTSSRSPLAEVHDFLSLPPAPMLPHYQQTMHLDGEEGSYYLLMQQERLSLVQFWNQKMLEIPSISDFKGQHALPLARIKRIMKANRNVKMISADSQILFAKASELFILELTLRAWFHAEANKRRTLQPCDIGRAIRCYPTLHFLTNIAPDVHKVGFSLSLSLCSLASNHY; encoded by the exons ATGTTCGAGTTTACTTCTTCGAGATCTCCTCTTGCAGAAGTGCATGATTTTCTGTCTTTGCCTCCTGCCCCCATGTTACCTCATTACCAACAGACAATGCATTTG GATGGAGAAGAGGGTAGTTATTACCTTCTAATGCAGCAAGAAAGGTTGAGCCTTGTGCAATTTTGGAATCAAAAAATGCTAGAGATTCCTAGTATTTCag ATTTTAAGGGCCAACATGCTTTACCTCTCGCAAGGATCAAAAGAATCATGAAAGCAAACCGAAATGTTAAG ATGATTAGTGCGGACAGTCAAATACTATTTGCCAAAGCAAGTGAATTGTTCATCCTAGAGCTCACACTTCGAGCATGGTTTCATGCGGAAGCCAACAAACGCCGAACTCTGCAACCATGTGATATAGGGAGAGCCATACGATGTTACCCAACTCTGCATTTCTTGACAAACATTGCCCCCGATGTGCATAAGGttggtttttctttatctttatcGTTGTGCTCTCTTGCATCAAATCATTactaa